Proteins encoded within one genomic window of Synechococcus sp. PCC 7335:
- the sipA gene encoding regulatory protein SipA yields MTSFSVGDRVRLHTRPPYLKSAETMPMLRPPDLVEIGEEGTILSRKPGGYLGVRFTGGKFLIDAQYIEHVQKHVESPANASTDSESAAEK; encoded by the coding sequence ATGACCTCATTTAGCGTTGGCGATCGCGTTCGCCTCCATACCCGTCCCCCCTATCTCAAAAGCGCCGAGACCATGCCAATGCTTCGCCCCCCCGATCTCGTCGAGATTGGGGAGGAAGGTACAATTTTGAGTCGAAAACCTGGCGGCTATCTAGGCGTTCGTTTCACAGGCGGCAAGTTCCTCATCGATGCCCAGTACATAGAGCACGTCCAGAAGCACGTCGAGTCACCGGCAAACGCTTCCACTGATTCTGAATCAGCAGCAGAGAAATAG
- a CDS encoding sirohydrochlorin chelatase — MAFIQTSDTLTTQFSSLSNLSAAAKVTTNSAPDDSIQPIKLPPLSIQRPLLMVGHGTRNPKGRQDLVDFASIYHQLDPSRPVIPCFLELTEPNIQVGVDQCVEQGYTDISVLPILLFAARHNKFDVTNELDRAKKRHPNLTFHYGRHFGITPAILDLWKARLALLDTPENNPNRITREETTLLFIGRGSSDPDANGDVYKLARMVWEGSGYHTVETCFIGITHPRLEEGFRRSHFYQPKRIIVLPYFMFTGVLMEKIGAIAAQQQRLTPQVEIVTLPEMGIHPLLLQVLRDREIETQLGQVAMNCEACKFRLAAKGDTDHGHHHGHHDHGHHHHPNQSSPDPYAQPEKYHQRIWQVP, encoded by the coding sequence ATGGCATTCATCCAAACATCTGACACGCTGACTACACAGTTTTCATCGCTATCAAATCTATCAGCAGCGGCTAAAGTTACGACCAACAGCGCTCCGGATGACTCTATTCAGCCGATTAAGCTTCCGCCACTTTCGATCCAGCGTCCCCTATTAATGGTAGGCCACGGTACCCGCAATCCTAAGGGCCGTCAAGACCTGGTTGACTTTGCCAGTATCTATCATCAGCTAGATCCATCGCGTCCGGTCATCCCCTGCTTTCTAGAACTTACCGAGCCTAATATCCAGGTGGGCGTAGACCAGTGTGTCGAACAAGGCTATACCGATATTTCCGTCTTGCCCATTTTGTTGTTCGCTGCTCGGCATAACAAATTCGATGTCACCAATGAGCTAGACCGCGCGAAGAAACGCCACCCAAACTTGACCTTTCACTACGGTCGTCACTTTGGCATCACCCCGGCCATCTTAGATCTATGGAAGGCTCGCCTCGCTCTACTAGATACTCCTGAAAACAATCCCAATCGCATCACCCGCGAAGAGACGACCTTGCTCTTCATCGGTCGAGGCTCTAGCGATCCTGACGCTAATGGCGACGTCTACAAACTTGCTCGCATGGTTTGGGAAGGTAGCGGCTATCACACCGTAGAAACCTGTTTCATCGGCATCACCCACCCTAGACTAGAAGAAGGGTTTCGGCGATCGCACTTCTACCAGCCTAAGCGCATCATCGTATTGCCCTACTTTATGTTTACCGGCGTGCTGATGGAAAAAATTGGGGCGATCGCTGCCCAGCAGCAGCGCCTTACTCCCCAGGTCGAAATTGTCACCCTGCCCGAAATGGGCATTCATCCACTGCTCTTGCAAGTTTTGCGCGATAGAGAGATTGAAACCCAACTCGGACAAGTTGCTATGAACTGCGAAGCCTGCAAGTTTCGTCTGGCCGCCAAAGGTGACACCGACCACGGCCATCACCACGGCCATCACGACCACGGCCATCACCATCACCCCAATCAGTCCAGCCCGGACCCCTACGCCCAGCCCGAGAAATACCATCAGCGCATCTGGCAAGTTCCCTAA
- a CDS encoding ion transporter, whose protein sequence is MTLREQVSQLREQTRQIIDGKESVTSLAVNGSIAFLILLSAALFAIQTYSLPTTVQRAVKITDQVILALFTLEYLLRLWSAEKPIRFFFSLYGLIDLVSILPFLLSALDFRFLRLIRWLRILRLARFFEKRTLFNRISGYEGLIFGKILFTLFSIIFIYSGAIYQAEHKANSDNFATFLDAVYFAVVTMTTVGFGDITPTSELGRGLTIMMIMTGIALIPTQVGNFIQQFTKVQNSLRITCTNCGLLGHEEDAQYCRRCGAALPKSPKTAEVPN, encoded by the coding sequence ATGACTTTACGAGAGCAGGTAAGCCAGCTACGAGAGCAAACAAGACAGATCATCGACGGCAAAGAGTCGGTGACAAGTCTGGCGGTGAATGGCTCGATCGCCTTCTTGATTCTCTTATCTGCTGCCCTCTTCGCTATTCAAACCTATTCTCTGCCTACGACTGTCCAGCGTGCTGTCAAAATTACCGATCAGGTCATCCTGGCGCTGTTCACCCTTGAATATCTACTGCGGCTGTGGTCTGCCGAAAAGCCCATCCGTTTCTTCTTCAGTCTGTATGGCCTGATCGACCTGGTTTCTATTCTGCCATTCTTGCTAAGTGCATTGGATTTCCGCTTTCTCCGACTGATTCGATGGCTACGAATCCTTCGGCTGGCTCGCTTTTTCGAGAAGAGGACGTTATTTAACCGAATCAGCGGCTACGAAGGTTTGATCTTTGGCAAGATTTTGTTCACCCTATTTTCGATCATCTTTATCTATTCCGGGGCGATTTATCAGGCAGAACACAAGGCGAATAGTGATAACTTTGCCACCTTCTTAGATGCGGTTTACTTTGCGGTAGTGACGATGACCACCGTTGGCTTCGGTGATATCACCCCCACATCAGAGCTGGGCCGAGGACTAACCATCATGATGATCATGACGGGCATTGCTCTGATCCCCACTCAAGTTGGCAACTTCATTCAACAGTTCACTAAAGTGCAAAACTCGCTCCGAATTACCTGCACTAACTGCGGGCTGCTCGGTCACGAGGAAGATGCTCAATACTGTCGTCGCTGTGGCGCAGCGCTACCTAAGAGTCCGAAGACGGCTGAAGTGCCGAACTAG
- a CDS encoding Ig-like domain-containing protein — translation MATATLSTSGGDGGLTVLLDSYGAFGSLGPGGNATYDPIGTIDEAGTTFESAVAIRIGDSGGRTFLSSSGIGSSGNLGDVSFVSSDGTTAESSFSFGDLNFDLDQVVSETFQGGNRSGSLLTQTYEITNSGSTAISFELIRYIDGDLLFDGSLVDGGGRLVNGTQEILFETDQAGQPDTSTTFFGITSEGGDASGSGRFEVDAFPGLQSRIITGTELDDTVTGDGPDADQFVEAGAGYDITLALRNKYVLNPGESTIYTTNTIFGSGAPEDVPNLDYALSGAPTSLVEGNSSAQQVVFTVTRSGATQEVSSVDYAISGTAANGSDYSNIGGTSGANNITGTINFAAGETTKSITLDVTGDTDIESDETIEVSLSNGTSPGTSTISERDATITILNDDQNRAPSAGDDDSTTSEGVAVLIDVLDNDSDADGDELRVEIVTEGRNGSVTLNSDDTVTYTPNTGFSGRDTFIYEISDGELTDSATVTVDVSPSSSGSIAGKVWNDLDGDGSSIGEPGLGNVQVYIDANNNGALDDEESVELTDDNTGSYRFENLEAGSYVVREVVPQGFSQTFPIGSDRPTGDGFADALLEYFDSGEGPQAGPYGIDTDGQVVVPVSADVVLGSDDSDALSLPRGSFVTVGFTDEAVVDGPGDDIFVLESGAAGDQAEIFVSSNLEDFVSLGVGDGGRTSSFDLSDIDFIEPVRAVKIVGLDNRGESPGFDVVNVRGLPESVASPDFYTIDLSEGETVESVDFGNTEVEPPSGPLEVTISSPSRIGAGGTDFVTVTYTNRGDTDLTAPLLELSATGAKLVPIGGTEFSEDSIQFLGINDEGLAGVLPAGASNSFVVEFQSTADAGQRIDFSASTVDPEEVIDWDGLRETLKPDYLTDEAWDATYDNFVISVGTTAKDYETLLAQNASYLSEQGEYVADAGRLVGFEFQQASDYQALALRNSLGSFGRGRFFIGDNQAETDAEGNVSVINAGARRSFTLQSDGTYASTAGDFGSLVRTDDGLLLTEQSGTTTQFTADGQLDFLEDTNGNRIVAEYNSGELTELVASNGDSTTFVRNSDSFITQATDSLGRTTTYTYDGELLASVTAPEGTTSYTYNNDFAVTSVTDGNGTQVNFEYDDRGRLVRESIDEGEESITYDYGENGEVTVTDASGAETQLFLNDRGQVSQLTDALGRTLRLNYDTAGNVVGIDAPEGSDLGFVYDDKGNLITQIDPLGQRTEFIYEPSFNSLSSVTDARGNAISYAYDESGNLTSIGYADSSFESFGYDDDGNVTRSVNRRGQTIEYTYNSRGQLLRQDNADGTFLAYAYDDRGNLVSAEDEKGTTELEYDSADRLTKITYANGRSLAYTYDAGGRRTSMTEADGNQVNYGYDEAGRLAELTDENDDLIVSYAYDEVGRLAREDNGNGTYTTYTYDSAGQVTSIFNYAPNDSVNSSYVYSYDALGQQTGVATLDGEWSYSYDAIGQLTGAVFASTNPDIPDQDLSYAYDAAGNRTQTVVNGEVTNYVANELNQYESTGATVYDYDADGNLIFKADGDSSWIYEYNNENRLVRVVEDDGSETLHEYDALGNRTAATYDGIRTEYLIDPFGLGDVVAEYIDGGLVAQYSHGIGLVNRDDGTTDAFYDFNAIGSTAGLTDSTGTQLNSYTYTPFGSELFEIETVENSFEFVGQWGVSEEANGLDFMRARFYDNKDGRFNSTDPLGFASGDPNLYRYAFNIPNTLIDPSGEIIPLIIGGAISGAVFNTIFSAASSFYCGEIPTGRQLAGAALGGAIGGAIGGVAGPLGGTIAKGLGRAASGITGKLATSAISGIGGAIGQEVGDFIDPSSTAVAAGTSLLGGAASTAISVKGISTLKQNKYFGPRRLGTLLSSPNGRRISGSLGISAIVAGLGNFASGCNDTPPMIEPSIPYEKEVADSSTDINQSNPTPNPPNNQARSKGEPHLTTFDGVGYDFQGAGEFTLVKSLEGDLNIQVRYVEIDPRVTVASAVATILDGKRVVIDSEGIEFIDGRPVVSRSSGSGVAKVTVDGEVVEIPSGGSIDVGNSKIFRSRGEEYTIVYAGEDGTVTDGDDQLIVNYLRPGTINIVDVALGDEKKEQIVGLLGNLNDNADDDVSLPDGTVLARPLPFEDLYGDYREGWRVKDVSESLFDYEEGQGPDTFYNPDFPPIKFTYADLDPVSKARGDAAALAAGYTPGTFEFESAAFDFAVTGDEGFLEGSDTDPEVEIALSIDPIDPIDPDKILGTDLDDILIGSSIDDVIEALGGNDIAAGDLGKDTILGGPGDDILRGDLNSRNSQVGIGDDDIIRGGAGRDRIGGKGGNDTLFGGDDDDRIWGDDGDDIIRGGAGNDTLTGDDFSGGQGADTFVLASGEGTDTITDFEVDRDRIGLADGLSLGSLSFEGETISLNEQTLAVLTGVDTTTLTADSFVSV, via the coding sequence ATGGCAACAGCAACGCTTTCTACCTCCGGTGGCGATGGCGGCCTTACTGTACTACTTGATTCTTACGGTGCTTTTGGATCTCTCGGACCGGGTGGGAATGCCACATACGATCCGATTGGTACCATCGACGAGGCAGGAACAACCTTTGAATCAGCAGTAGCTATTCGGATTGGAGATTCAGGGGGTCGCACCTTTCTCTCTAGTTCAGGTATTGGCAGCTCTGGGAACCTAGGCGATGTTAGTTTCGTTAGTAGCGATGGAACAACGGCTGAAAGTAGTTTTAGCTTCGGCGACCTCAATTTTGATCTAGATCAGGTCGTTAGCGAAACGTTTCAAGGCGGTAATCGAAGCGGCAGCCTACTTACGCAGACTTACGAGATTACCAACTCTGGTTCTACAGCGATTTCCTTTGAGTTGATTCGCTACATAGATGGCGATTTATTATTTGACGGCAGCCTAGTCGATGGTGGTGGTCGGCTAGTCAATGGTACTCAGGAGATTTTATTTGAAACAGATCAGGCGGGTCAGCCGGATACCTCGACGACCTTTTTTGGCATTACGAGCGAAGGTGGTGACGCCAGTGGTTCAGGCCGCTTTGAGGTTGATGCTTTTCCTGGATTGCAATCACGCATCATCACGGGAACAGAGCTGGACGATACTGTTACGGGTGATGGTCCCGACGCTGACCAGTTTGTAGAAGCTGGAGCTGGCTACGACATTACCCTGGCTTTGCGAAACAAATATGTACTCAACCCAGGCGAGTCAACTATTTACACCACTAATACTATTTTTGGCTCAGGGGCGCCTGAAGACGTTCCCAATCTTGATTACGCCTTATCTGGTGCTCCTACCAGCCTAGTCGAAGGTAATAGCAGCGCTCAGCAAGTTGTCTTTACCGTTACTCGCTCTGGAGCGACACAAGAAGTCAGCTCTGTAGACTATGCCATTAGTGGTACGGCAGCCAACGGGTCAGACTACAGCAATATTGGTGGAACCAGCGGTGCTAATAATATTACTGGGACTATCAACTTCGCTGCGGGCGAAACCACAAAAAGCATCACTCTCGATGTTACAGGCGACACCGATATTGAAAGCGACGAAACTATTGAAGTTAGTTTGAGCAACGGTACCTCACCTGGAACATCGACTATCAGTGAAAGGGATGCAACAATAACCATTCTCAATGACGACCAAAACCGGGCTCCTAGCGCCGGAGACGACGACTCCACTACCAGTGAAGGTGTAGCAGTTTTAATCGATGTACTAGACAATGACAGCGATGCTGACGGAGATGAGTTAAGAGTTGAAATCGTAACAGAGGGTCGTAACGGCAGCGTCACCCTCAATTCTGATGACACAGTCACCTATACGCCCAACACCGGATTTAGTGGTAGGGATACTTTTATCTATGAGATCAGCGACGGTGAACTGACTGATAGTGCAACAGTTACAGTCGATGTCAGCCCTTCATCTAGTGGAAGCATTGCTGGTAAGGTGTGGAACGACCTAGATGGTGATGGGTCCTCTATCGGAGAACCTGGGTTAGGAAACGTACAGGTTTATATAGACGCAAATAATAATGGTGCTCTAGACGATGAGGAATCTGTAGAACTAACAGATGACAACACAGGTAGCTACAGATTTGAAAATCTGGAAGCAGGTAGTTATGTAGTTAGAGAAGTTGTACCTCAAGGGTTCTCTCAGACGTTTCCTATCGGTAGTGATCGGCCCACAGGAGATGGCTTCGCTGATGCTCTTCTAGAGTACTTCGACAGCGGAGAAGGGCCACAGGCAGGCCCATACGGAATTGATACAGATGGTCAAGTCGTTGTTCCAGTAAGTGCAGATGTTGTCTTAGGTAGTGACGACTCGGATGCGCTTTCTCTGCCTAGGGGTTCTTTTGTAACTGTTGGTTTTACAGATGAGGCGGTTGTAGACGGGCCAGGAGATGACATCTTTGTCTTAGAGAGCGGTGCAGCGGGAGACCAAGCAGAAATCTTCGTCAGTTCAAATTTGGAAGATTTTGTCTCACTAGGTGTAGGCGATGGGGGCAGAACTTCTAGCTTTGACCTCTCAGACATCGACTTTATCGAGCCTGTCCGAGCAGTGAAGATCGTGGGCCTTGACAATAGGGGAGAATCTCCTGGTTTTGACGTAGTCAACGTTCGAGGATTGCCGGAAAGCGTCGCAAGCCCTGATTTCTATACGATAGATCTATCGGAGGGTGAGACTGTCGAAAGCGTTGACTTTGGTAATACCGAGGTTGAACCACCTTCTGGGCCCTTAGAAGTAACAATTAGCTCTCCTAGCAGAATTGGAGCAGGCGGAACTGATTTTGTTACGGTGACTTACACGAACAGAGGTGATACAGACCTGACAGCTCCTCTGCTCGAACTGTCGGCTACTGGTGCGAAGCTTGTACCTATTGGTGGAACAGAGTTTTCTGAAGACTCGATTCAGTTCCTAGGAATTAATGACGAAGGGTTAGCGGGTGTGCTGCCTGCGGGAGCGAGTAATAGCTTTGTTGTCGAGTTTCAGTCTACGGCAGATGCTGGTCAGCGGATTGATTTTTCTGCTAGCACAGTTGATCCTGAAGAAGTTATTGATTGGGACGGACTGAGAGAGACGCTTAAGCCTGACTATCTGACTGACGAGGCTTGGGATGCAACGTATGATAACTTTGTCATATCTGTAGGTACGACAGCGAAAGACTATGAGACACTCTTAGCACAAAATGCTAGCTATCTGTCTGAACAAGGCGAGTATGTTGCTGATGCTGGTCGATTGGTGGGCTTTGAATTTCAGCAGGCTAGTGATTATCAAGCGTTGGCCTTACGTAATAGCTTAGGGTCTTTTGGAAGAGGCCGATTTTTCATTGGTGATAATCAGGCTGAAACCGATGCGGAGGGAAATGTTTCTGTCATCAACGCAGGTGCTAGACGATCTTTTACCCTTCAATCGGATGGAACATACGCTTCTACTGCTGGCGACTTTGGTTCTCTGGTCAGAACTGATGATGGGTTGTTGCTGACGGAACAGAGCGGGACAACTACTCAGTTCACTGCTGATGGACAACTAGATTTCCTTGAGGATACTAACGGGAATCGTATTGTTGCAGAATATAACAGTGGCGAACTGACAGAGCTTGTCGCGTCGAATGGAGATAGTACTACCTTCGTCCGTAATTCCGATAGCTTCATCACGCAAGCAACGGATTCTCTAGGTAGGACAACTACATACACGTATGATGGAGAGCTTTTGGCTAGTGTTACTGCCCCGGAAGGAACAACTAGCTATACATACAACAACGATTTTGCAGTCACCTCAGTTACCGATGGGAATGGAACACAAGTTAATTTTGAGTATGACGACCGTGGCAGGCTAGTTAGAGAAAGTATTGACGAAGGTGAGGAGTCTATCACCTATGACTATGGGGAGAACGGTGAGGTCACTGTTACAGATGCAAGCGGCGCTGAAACGCAACTATTCTTGAACGATAGGGGCCAGGTAAGTCAGCTTACCGATGCTTTGGGCCGTACGCTGAGACTGAACTATGACACAGCGGGTAACGTTGTTGGTATTGACGCACCTGAAGGTAGTGACCTTGGTTTTGTCTATGACGATAAGGGAAATCTGATCACTCAGATAGATCCGTTGGGCCAGCGGACAGAGTTTATCTATGAGCCTAGTTTCAATTCGCTCTCCAGCGTAACCGATGCTAGAGGAAATGCCATCTCCTATGCTTATGATGAGTCGGGTAATTTGACTAGCATCGGCTACGCCGATAGCAGTTTTGAGAGCTTTGGCTATGACGACGACGGCAACGTCACTCGATCCGTGAACCGGAGAGGACAGACGATTGAATATACGTATAACTCTCGCGGTCAGCTCTTACGGCAGGATAACGCTGATGGCACTTTCTTAGCGTATGCATACGATGACAGAGGAAACTTAGTTTCGGCTGAAGATGAAAAAGGAACTACAGAATTAGAGTATGACTCGGCTGACAGACTGACTAAAATTACATACGCGAACGGACGATCACTAGCTTATACCTACGATGCAGGCGGACGGCGGACTAGCATGACCGAAGCCGATGGTAATCAGGTGAACTATGGCTACGATGAGGCAGGAAGATTAGCAGAACTAACCGATGAAAATGATGATTTGATAGTTTCCTATGCTTACGATGAGGTGGGTCGTTTAGCTAGAGAAGATAATGGAAACGGCACCTACACGACTTACACCTATGATTCAGCAGGGCAGGTCACCAGTATCTTTAACTATGCTCCTAACGATTCGGTTAACTCTAGCTATGTGTATAGCTATGACGCATTAGGACAGCAAACTGGTGTTGCGACACTAGATGGAGAATGGTCGTATAGCTATGATGCAATAGGTCAGCTCACAGGAGCAGTTTTTGCTTCTACTAATCCTGATATTCCAGACCAAGATCTAAGCTACGCCTACGACGCTGCGGGAAATCGAACTCAGACAGTCGTTAATGGAGAGGTAACAAACTACGTAGCCAATGAGCTAAATCAGTACGAGAGCACTGGCGCAACAGTTTATGACTACGATGCGGACGGGAACCTAATCTTCAAAGCTGATGGTGATAGTAGTTGGATATATGAGTACAACAACGAGAATCGCTTAGTCCGAGTTGTTGAAGATGATGGTAGTGAAACGCTACATGAATACGATGCTTTAGGGAATCGTACAGCAGCAACTTATGACGGTATCCGCACAGAGTACCTTATTGATCCCTTTGGCTTAGGAGATGTGGTAGCGGAATATATCGATGGAGGTTTAGTCGCTCAATACAGTCATGGAATTGGGTTAGTTAATCGAGACGATGGAACAACAGATGCTTTTTATGATTTCAATGCAATCGGGTCTACTGCTGGTTTGACTGACTCTACAGGAACCCAGCTTAATAGTTACACCTACACACCTTTTGGTAGTGAACTATTTGAAATAGAAACTGTAGAAAATTCGTTTGAGTTTGTCGGTCAGTGGGGCGTCTCGGAGGAAGCCAACGGACTCGACTTCATGCGAGCTAGATTCTATGACAATAAGGATGGTAGGTTCAACTCTACAGATCCCCTTGGCTTTGCTAGTGGCGACCCTAATCTCTACAGGTATGCTTTCAACATTCCAAACACGTTGATAGATCCCTCTGGCGAAATTATTCCGTTAATTATTGGTGGTGCAATATCTGGTGCAGTATTCAACACTATATTCAGTGCTGCTAGTTCTTTTTATTGTGGAGAGATCCCAACTGGAAGGCAGCTCGCAGGGGCGGCACTTGGCGGCGCAATTGGAGGAGCGATTGGTGGCGTTGCTGGACCATTAGGCGGAACTATAGCGAAAGGGCTAGGAAGAGCCGCTAGCGGAATAACAGGAAAGCTAGCTACTTCTGCAATCTCTGGCATAGGTGGAGCTATCGGACAGGAGGTAGGCGATTTTATCGACCCATCAAGTACCGCTGTTGCGGCGGGAACATCTCTTCTTGGTGGTGCTGCCTCTACTGCAATAAGTGTAAAAGGGATATCAACTCTTAAGCAGAACAAATATTTCGGACCTAGAAGACTCGGTACTTTGTTATCCTCTCCAAACGGAAGACGCATATCAGGTTCTTTAGGTATCTCTGCTATTGTTGCGGGTCTAGGAAATTTCGCTTCAGGTTGTAATGATACTCCGCCTATGATAGAACCGTCTATTCCATATGAGAAAGAAGTAGCTGATAGCTCAACAGATATTAATCAGTCGAATCCGACTCCTAATCCGCCTAATAACCAAGCTCGCTCAAAGGGCGAACCTCATTTAACAACGTTCGATGGTGTCGGCTACGACTTCCAAGGAGCCGGAGAATTTACCCTAGTTAAATCTCTTGAAGGTGACCTCAACATTCAAGTTCGCTATGTAGAAATCGATCCTAGAGTAACTGTAGCGAGCGCCGTTGCAACAATATTAGATGGCAAGCGAGTCGTTATCGACTCTGAAGGCATCGAATTCATCGACGGTCGTCCTGTGGTAAGTCGAAGCAGCGGCTCTGGCGTTGCTAAAGTCACAGTAGATGGTGAAGTTGTAGAAATTCCCAGCGGCGGAAGCATCGACGTTGGCAACAGCAAAATCTTCAGAAGTAGAGGAGAAGAATACACTATTGTTTACGCCGGAGAAGACGGTACTGTCACTGATGGCGATGACCAGCTAATCGTTAATTACCTTAGACCTGGCACCATTAACATTGTAGATGTCGCCCTCGGCGATGAAAAGAAAGAACAAATCGTAGGATTACTCGGTAACCTCAACGACAACGCGGATGACGATGTCAGCCTTCCCGATGGAACAGTTTTAGCTCGCCCTCTGCCCTTCGAAGACCTCTACGGAGACTACAGAGAAGGATGGCGCGTGAAAGACGTTTCAGAATCCCTCTTCGATTACGAAGAAGGCCAAGGTCCAGATACCTTCTATAATCCTGACTTTCCACCGATCAAATTCACCTACGCCGATTTAGATCCTGTCTCAAAAGCCAGAGGTGATGCCGCTGCTCTAGCCGCAGGCTATACCCCCGGCACCTTTGAATTTGAATCAGCCGCCTTCGACTTTGCTGTTACAGGCGATGAAGGCTTCTTAGAAGGTAGCGATACAGATCCCGAGGTTGAGATTGCTCTGTCGATAGATCCAATAGATCCAATAGATCCAGATAAAATTCTTGGCACAGATTTGGACGATATTCTTATTGGTAGCAGCATTGACGACGTGATCGAGGCACTAGGCGGTAACGATATCGCTGCAGGTGACCTTGGAAAAGACACAATATTGGGTGGCCCTGGGGACGACATTCTCAGAGGGGATTTGAATAGTAGAAACTCTCAGGTTGGTATTGGTGATGACGATATCATTCGTGGCGGTGCTGGGCGCGATCGCATTGGTGGAAAAGGCGGTAATGACACCCTCTTTGGTGGCGACGACGATGACCGGATCTGGGGAGACGATGGCGACGACATCATCCGAGGCGGCGCAGGCAACGACACGCTCACAGGCGATGACTTCTCTGGCGGACAAGGGGCTGATACCTTTGTGCTAGCCAGTGGAGAAGGCACCGACACCATCACGGACTTTGAGGTTGACCGTGATCGCATTGGCTTGGCAGATGGCCTGTCGCTAGGCTCGCTCTCTTTTGAAGGTGAAACTATCTCGCTAAACGAGCAAACGCTAGCTGTGTTGACAGGCGTAGATACCACTACGCTAACAGCAGATTCGTTTGTCTCGGTGTAG
- a CDS encoding polysaccharide pyruvyl transferase family protein, translated as MRLFYYQAHSSVKNFGDELNPWLWSRLLPALNGSDKTLLIGIGTLLNEKTAALVSSAEDVVCFSTGAGYGRSFHFRPPSNWKIYCVRGPLSAKRLNLPMSLAVTDGAALLKRYFKPLEEAERRYEFSYMPHFRHRLSPLFEKVCQRAGIHYIDPTGEIETTISEILQTKVLISEAMHGAVVADTLRVPWIPVRTSPKILLFKWQDWCASVQIPYRYHAIRGARPFSLMDFKYPIRPYLQRQSSIEALLDGFRMSDFSSAFGKSPTEITERKLDSLSTQLVSITRKTPFLSCDRHLETLVVRLEERLEELEKDMANYA; from the coding sequence ATGAGACTCTTCTACTATCAGGCTCATTCATCTGTAAAGAATTTCGGAGACGAACTAAACCCTTGGTTGTGGTCACGTCTGCTACCTGCACTCAACGGATCTGATAAGACCCTATTGATCGGCATCGGCACGCTTTTAAACGAGAAGACAGCTGCTCTAGTCAGTAGCGCAGAAGATGTCGTTTGCTTTAGCACAGGTGCGGGGTACGGGAGAAGCTTTCACTTTCGTCCGCCGTCAAATTGGAAGATTTACTGCGTTAGAGGTCCGCTCTCAGCTAAACGGCTGAACCTACCAATGTCATTAGCAGTTACAGACGGAGCAGCTTTACTTAAGCGGTACTTTAAACCGCTTGAAGAAGCCGAACGTCGCTACGAGTTCTCTTATATGCCGCATTTTCGTCATCGTCTCTCTCCTCTGTTTGAGAAAGTTTGCCAAAGAGCCGGCATTCACTATATCGATCCGACTGGCGAAATCGAAACAACGATCTCTGAGATCTTACAGACTAAGGTGCTAATTAGCGAGGCGATGCACGGTGCGGTTGTTGCTGACACGCTAAGAGTGCCGTGGATACCAGTACGGACCAGCCCCAAAATACTACTGTTCAAGTGGCAAGACTGGTGCGCGTCTGTGCAGATCCCCTATCGCTATCACGCGATTCGCGGGGCAAGGCCATTTTCTCTCATGGATTTTAAGTACCCAATTCGACCTTATTTGCAAAGACAGTCTTCAATAGAGGCGTTACTCGATGGATTTAGAATGAGCGATTTTTCTAGTGCGTTTGGCAAAAGTCCGACAGAAATAACTGAAAGAAAGTTAGATAGCTTGAGTACACAGCTGGTATCGATCACTCGAAAGACGCCGTTTTTGAGCTGTGATCGCCATCTAGAAACGCTGGTGGTCAGGCTAGAAGAACGACTAGAGGAACTGGAAAAAGATATGGCTAACTACGCATAG